A single region of the Halobacterium wangiae genome encodes:
- a CDS encoding class I SAM-dependent methyltransferase codes for MTRDVHHTYDRIADHFAQTREYPWPEVESFLDDRTAETALDIGCGNGRHAELLAARADRVLALDASRGLLDAAQERAADRGFQVALVAGDAARLPLRAASVDLAVYVATLHHLPSRALRVDSLDELARVLSASGAALVSAWSTEHDRFDADEGFDTTVDWTLPGGKTVPRFYHVYDPAEFRADLDASALAVDDAFVSSGNCYAVVRGEGKRP; via the coding sequence ATGACCCGGGACGTCCACCACACGTACGACCGCATCGCCGACCACTTCGCGCAGACCCGCGAGTACCCCTGGCCGGAGGTCGAGTCGTTCCTCGACGACCGCACCGCGGAGACGGCCCTGGACATCGGCTGTGGCAACGGCCGGCACGCGGAACTGCTCGCAGCGCGCGCGGACCGCGTCCTCGCACTCGACGCCAGTCGCGGCCTGCTGGACGCTGCCCAGGAGCGCGCCGCGGACCGCGGCTTCCAGGTCGCCCTCGTCGCGGGGGACGCGGCCCGACTCCCCCTCCGCGCTGCCAGCGTGGACCTTGCGGTGTACGTCGCGACCCTCCACCACCTCCCGAGCAGAGCCCTGCGCGTCGACAGCCTCGACGAACTCGCGCGCGTTCTCTCGGCCAGCGGCGCCGCCCTCGTGAGCGCGTGGAGCACGGAACACGACCGATTCGACGCCGACGAGGGCTTCGACACGACCGTCGACTGGACGCTCCCCGGCGGCAAGACCGTCCCACGGTTCTACCACGTCTACGACCCAGCGGAGTTCCGCGCGGACCTCGACGCGAGCGCGCTCGCCGTCGACGACGCCTTCGTCTCCAGCGGGAACTGCTACGCTGTCGTCCGCGGCGAAGGGAAACGCCCATAA
- a CDS encoding type II secretion system F family protein produces the protein MALVYLPLAVVFAALMLFAVAQFVPALDRMVSRVALAAFGRFARGQQDANQEKVDALRGAHVPQTYRLYAARTYLFASTAALAGAILGVYLVAGVLVFVGTAPESFQQQFPAAVQGLFATGVGEFSVAELFAIFVASGATVGLVAAVLTYQVRWLLPSYQAGERARRIDASMERTVAFMYALSRSGMALPEVLRILARNQAVYGESAREMSVVVKDVDMYGSDILRALERLGDRTPSDELSEFSENLTSVLKSGQKLPTFLKQEYEYYADEAESKQEQFLELLATLAEAYVTVFVAGPLFLITILVVIGLTMGGTLDFLRVTAYLLVPLATAGFVVYLDSITETATGRPDDEERGIESGARFKSIPRAAGPVRSDGGTVASDPPVTAGSTTNRERLEVHELLRPVLYRLRHPLAVVLETPTVLFWVTTPVAACYLLVQWWPQLLAGSTEITAYDDPLVHAALFVLGSFAVAYEVHRRRLKAVEAGVPDFLDRFASTNEAGMSVVESFGRTVGSKLGALTRELERTWADVQWGARVEHALQRFRNRANTPAISRVVTLTTNAMNASGDLGPVLRIAANEAKATRRLERDRRNELLTYVVVIYISFFVFLAIVIALDTIFIPNIPVAEAAAAPTDAAANGAGAAADEAVSTGPFSESTQLTQADKDRYSIVFFHTGLVQAVCSGLVAGQMGEGTVKAGVKHAAVMLTIAYALFVLIG, from the coding sequence ATGGCGCTCGTCTACCTGCCTCTCGCCGTCGTCTTCGCGGCACTGATGCTGTTCGCCGTCGCCCAGTTCGTTCCAGCGCTCGACCGAATGGTCTCGCGCGTCGCGCTCGCTGCGTTCGGCAGGTTCGCCCGCGGCCAGCAGGACGCGAACCAGGAGAAGGTCGACGCCCTCCGGGGTGCTCACGTCCCCCAGACCTACCGGCTGTACGCCGCCCGGACCTACCTCTTCGCGTCGACGGCGGCGCTCGCCGGTGCAATCCTCGGCGTCTACCTCGTCGCGGGCGTCCTCGTCTTCGTCGGGACCGCACCGGAGAGCTTCCAGCAGCAGTTCCCGGCCGCCGTCCAGGGGCTGTTCGCCACCGGCGTCGGCGAGTTCTCCGTCGCCGAACTGTTCGCCATCTTCGTCGCGTCGGGCGCCACGGTCGGCCTGGTCGCCGCGGTGCTCACCTACCAGGTTCGGTGGCTGCTCCCGAGCTACCAGGCCGGCGAGCGAGCGCGGCGTATCGACGCGTCGATGGAGCGCACCGTCGCGTTCATGTACGCACTCTCCCGGAGCGGGATGGCGCTCCCGGAGGTCCTGCGCATCCTCGCGCGGAACCAGGCGGTGTACGGGGAGAGCGCCCGCGAGATGTCCGTCGTCGTCAAGGACGTCGACATGTACGGCTCGGACATCCTGCGTGCGCTCGAACGTCTCGGCGACCGTACACCCAGCGACGAACTCTCGGAGTTCTCCGAGAACCTCACGAGCGTCCTGAAGAGCGGCCAGAAACTCCCGACGTTCCTCAAACAGGAGTACGAGTACTACGCCGACGAGGCCGAGTCAAAACAGGAGCAGTTCCTCGAACTGCTCGCGACGCTCGCGGAGGCGTACGTCACCGTCTTCGTCGCTGGCCCGCTGTTCCTCATCACCATCCTCGTCGTCATCGGCCTGACGATGGGCGGGACACTCGACTTCCTCCGCGTGACTGCCTACCTGCTCGTCCCGCTGGCGACCGCCGGGTTCGTGGTCTACCTCGACAGCATCACGGAGACGGCGACCGGCAGGCCCGACGACGAGGAGAGGGGAATCGAGTCGGGCGCGCGCTTCAAGTCCATCCCCCGGGCGGCTGGCCCAGTCCGTAGCGACGGCGGCACGGTGGCGTCGGACCCGCCGGTGACCGCGGGGAGTACGACGAACCGCGAACGCCTCGAGGTGCACGAACTGCTCCGTCCCGTCCTCTACCGCCTCAGACACCCGCTCGCGGTCGTTCTGGAGACGCCGACGGTGCTGTTCTGGGTGACCACCCCTGTCGCGGCGTGCTACCTCCTCGTCCAGTGGTGGCCGCAGTTGCTGGCTGGCTCCACCGAGATCACGGCGTACGACGACCCACTCGTGCACGCGGCGCTGTTCGTGCTCGGGTCGTTCGCGGTCGCCTACGAGGTTCACCGCCGTCGGCTGAAGGCCGTGGAGGCGGGGGTCCCCGACTTCCTCGACCGGTTCGCCAGCACGAACGAGGCCGGGATGTCCGTCGTCGAGAGCTTCGGGCGGACCGTCGGCAGCAAGCTCGGTGCACTCACGCGCGAACTGGAGCGCACCTGGGCCGACGTCCAGTGGGGCGCACGCGTCGAACACGCTCTCCAGCGGTTCCGGAACCGGGCGAACACGCCCGCCATCTCCCGGGTCGTCACACTCACGACGAACGCGATGAACGCCAGCGGCGACCTCGGTCCAGTGCTCCGCATCGCCGCCAACGAGGCGAAGGCGACGCGACGGCTGGAACGCGACCGGCGGAACGAGCTGCTCACGTACGTCGTCGTCATCTACATCTCCTTCTTCGTGTTCCTCGCGATCGTCATCGCCCTCGACACCATCTTCATCCCGAACATCCCCGTGGCCGAGGCGGCCGCCGCCCCGACCGACGCCGCGGCCAACGGTGCCGGGGCCGCGGCCGACGAGGCGGTGTCGACCGGGCCGTTCTCCGAGTCGACGCAGCTCACCCAGGCCGACAAGGACCGCTACAGCATCGTCTTCTTCCACACGGGACTCGTCCAGGCGGTCTGCTCGGGACTCGTCGCCGGACAGATGGGTGAGGGGACCGTGAAGGCGGGCGTGAAACACGCCGCCGTGATGCTGACGATCGCGTACGCGCTGTTCGTCCTCATCGGATGA
- a CDS encoding type II/IV secretion system ATPase subunit, translating to MSKDFLADLDRQMDRLRHRARRAAEVLRGSAVEVTEYDPRAHGPLVSFDGLDGYEEVDRYWVNAPYAFVYIGFDAANDEHRYHVVEPGLDDFEQDLLETLYDDIRDALIYDAVYEPEDPESVLKQQMKQLLEEYGVEVDMNAFYRLFYYLHRAFEGFEKLDPLMKDPYIEDVSCDGYEVPLFVYHSEYTDIETNVSYQQEELDGFVVRLAQQSGRHISIGDPVTETTLPDGSRAELALGEEVTPRGSAFTIRKYSEDPFTPARLVDLNTFDLDQMAYLWLAIESNKSLLFAGGTASGKTTSMNAISMFIPPRSKVLTIEDTRELSLYHENWLSSVTRESIGEGEDITMYDLLRSALRHRPEYIVVGEVRGDEAMTLFQAMNTGHTTYSTMHADSVQTVINRLENDPINVPRAMIQSLDILCVQTLTHVGTKRVRRNRVIAEIEGIDQRTGDLDYSTAFEWNATDDSFSQRDSVVLDEIREERGWSRGELLRELRNRKLVLQYLTRQNVEDYRQFTALVNEYYAQPERVVERVKAELDEDVVVDAPGVAE from the coding sequence ATGTCGAAGGACTTCCTCGCGGACCTCGACCGGCAGATGGACCGCCTCCGACACCGTGCGAGGCGCGCCGCCGAGGTGCTCCGCGGGTCCGCCGTGGAGGTCACAGAGTACGACCCCAGGGCCCACGGGCCGCTCGTCTCCTTCGACGGCCTCGACGGGTACGAGGAGGTCGACCGGTACTGGGTGAACGCGCCGTACGCGTTCGTATACATCGGCTTCGACGCGGCGAACGACGAACACCGCTACCACGTCGTCGAACCCGGCCTCGACGACTTCGAACAGGACCTCCTCGAGACGCTGTACGACGACATCCGCGACGCGCTCATCTACGACGCCGTCTACGAACCCGAGGACCCCGAGTCGGTGCTCAAACAGCAGATGAAGCAGTTGCTGGAGGAGTACGGCGTGGAGGTCGACATGAACGCGTTCTACCGCCTCTTCTACTACCTCCACCGCGCCTTCGAGGGGTTCGAGAAGCTCGACCCGCTGATGAAAGACCCCTACATCGAGGACGTCTCCTGCGACGGCTACGAGGTGCCGCTGTTCGTCTACCACTCCGAGTACACGGACATCGAGACGAACGTCAGCTACCAGCAGGAGGAACTCGACGGCTTCGTCGTGCGCCTCGCCCAGCAGTCGGGGCGGCACATCTCCATCGGCGACCCCGTCACCGAGACGACGCTGCCGGACGGCTCGCGGGCGGAACTCGCACTCGGTGAGGAGGTCACGCCCCGCGGGTCGGCGTTCACCATCCGGAAGTACTCCGAGGACCCGTTCACGCCCGCGCGACTCGTCGACCTCAACACGTTCGACCTCGACCAGATGGCGTACCTCTGGCTCGCCATCGAGTCGAACAAGAGCCTCCTGTTCGCGGGCGGCACGGCCTCCGGGAAGACCACCTCGATGAACGCCATCTCGATGTTCATCCCGCCACGCTCGAAGGTGCTCACCATCGAGGACACGCGGGAGCTGTCGCTGTACCACGAGAACTGGCTCTCCTCGGTCACGCGGGAGTCCATCGGCGAGGGCGAGGACATCACGATGTACGACCTCCTTCGCTCGGCGCTCCGCCACCGCCCCGAGTACATCGTCGTCGGCGAGGTGCGCGGCGACGAGGCGATGACGCTGTTCCAGGCGATGAACACCGGCCACACGACGTACTCGACGATGCACGCCGACAGCGTGCAGACGGTCATCAACCGCCTGGAGAACGACCCCATCAACGTCCCCCGCGCGATGATCCAGAGCCTCGACATCCTCTGTGTGCAGACGCTCACGCACGTCGGCACCAAACGGGTGCGGCGCAACCGCGTCATCGCCGAGATCGAGGGGATCGACCAGCGGACCGGCGACCTCGACTACTCGACGGCGTTCGAATGGAACGCGACCGACGACTCCTTCTCCCAGCGGGACTCCGTCGTCCTCGACGAGATCCGCGAGGAACGCGGCTGGTCGCGCGGGGAACTGCTCCGGGAGCTCCGCAACCGGAAGCTCGTCCTCCAGTACCTCACCCGGCAGAACGTCGAGGACTACCGGCAGTTCACCGCACTCGTCAACGAGTACTACGCCCAGCCGGAGCGCGTCGTCGAACGCGTGAAAGCGGAACTGGACGAAGACGTGGTCGTGGACGCGCCGGGTGTCGCCGAGTAG
- a CDS encoding TrmB family transcriptional regulator translates to MSAHEAVAALRELGLSNYEARVFVALQRLGGGTAQDVARASEVPRSQVYGAAEDLAARGLVEVVESSPKTYRPVSLQRAREQLRASVERQHERAFDNLEAVHEERADHTDESDVATLRGHDPIQDRAAALVTNADDHVLLVGPRDDDLRDDLVAALEDRTAAGVDVAVVTDDPAVRQRLGADVRVVCSPASGDDGYAGQTLLVDDATVLLSVPADDDYTGPVDEVAMWTANTSIGHILARFVQAGMEAGMDEDVDTDE, encoded by the coding sequence ATGAGTGCACACGAGGCTGTGGCCGCGCTCCGGGAACTCGGGCTGTCGAACTACGAGGCCCGGGTGTTCGTCGCGCTCCAGCGACTCGGCGGCGGGACCGCACAGGACGTCGCGCGGGCGTCGGAGGTGCCCCGGTCGCAGGTGTACGGCGCCGCCGAGGACCTCGCGGCGCGCGGACTCGTCGAAGTCGTCGAGTCCTCGCCGAAGACCTACCGGCCGGTGAGCCTCCAGCGGGCGCGCGAGCAGCTCCGGGCCAGCGTCGAACGCCAGCACGAGCGTGCCTTCGACAACCTCGAGGCGGTCCACGAGGAGCGCGCTGACCACACCGACGAGAGCGACGTGGCGACGCTCCGCGGCCACGACCCGATCCAGGACCGGGCCGCGGCGCTCGTCACGAACGCGGACGACCACGTGCTCCTCGTCGGGCCACGCGACGACGACCTTCGCGACGACCTCGTCGCTGCGCTCGAAGACCGCACCGCGGCGGGCGTGGACGTCGCAGTCGTCACCGACGACCCAGCAGTCCGGCAGCGATTGGGCGCGGACGTGCGCGTCGTCTGTTCGCCGGCCAGTGGGGACGACGGCTACGCCGGCCAGACGCTCCTCGTGGACGACGCGACGGTCCTCTTGTCCGTCCCCGCGGACGACGACTACACTGGGCCCGTCGACGAGGTGGCGATGTGGACGGCGAACACGAGCATCGGCCACATCCTCGCGCGGTTCGTCCAGGCCGGCATGGAAGCGGGCATGGACGAGGACGTGGACACCGACGAGTAG
- a CDS encoding efflux RND transporter permease subunit yields MADIADRYADLLARYSRYVLAVLLVATVVMGVGAANVDAGLSISSFGGDSTEAEKLTYVRENFSPDDQDVTSMQVVVRGDDVLSKESLLETLRFQRAVRGSGTVGPTLRDGQPTVGIGNLVATAAIHAESQGPPVAQPTLNEQIAQIESMSAAEVEDAVRTALDPEAARGGTVDPYTLLATDYEPGSTTASARVLFVFQQTDGGDSLSTDVVDAQLATRGLAADEIRSGDAFVFGAGIVDEEAGKATGESFALITPVALVLILLVLGIAYRDPVDVVLALAGTVLTLVWMGGFMGWMDIGVTQILIAVPFLVVGLSIDYALHVVMRYREARLADETLSPRGGMRVGLAGVTVALAATTFTTAVGFLSNTVSPIQPIAEFGLVSAAGIVSAFVVFAVLLPTVKLEVDAVLERFGFDHRKRAFGTVGVANRVVGVGTTVARRAPIAIVALALVTSAAGGYAATDIDTSIDQVDFLPRESPEWMDSLPGPFAPSDYQLRENVVFLNDNFVQSRDRTTAYVLVEGSVTDPDTLERVAAGESAVADTTSAVQLANGRPDLDSPLALVRETAAENETFAALVERNDDDGDGVPDQNLAVIYDALFANDPAAASTVLHRVDGDYRALNVRVGVSASAPTATITTEMRSVAETVAGDSELTATATGPPVVDELVQRDLLRTLVETFLLTLGVILAFLTVLFYRRYDAPLLGAVTLVPVVGALGWILGTMYLFDIPFTTETAVIASIAIGLGVDYAIHVSERFVHELDGTTDVSDALDATVSGTGGALLASAVSTAAGFGVLVFALVPSLRRFGAVTSATIVFAFVASVVVLPSLLTLWHRYRGAEADAVHS; encoded by the coding sequence ATGGCCGACATCGCCGACCGGTACGCCGACCTGCTCGCACGGTACAGTCGGTACGTCCTCGCCGTGTTGCTCGTGGCGACCGTCGTCATGGGTGTCGGTGCCGCCAACGTGGACGCCGGGCTCTCCATCTCCAGTTTCGGCGGCGACTCCACTGAGGCCGAGAAACTGACGTACGTCCGCGAGAACTTCTCGCCGGACGACCAGGACGTCACCTCGATGCAGGTGGTCGTGCGCGGCGACGACGTCCTCTCGAAGGAGTCGCTGCTCGAGACGCTGCGGTTCCAGCGGGCCGTCCGCGGCAGCGGAACCGTCGGGCCGACGCTGCGCGACGGTCAGCCCACCGTCGGCATCGGTAACCTCGTCGCCACCGCCGCCATCCACGCCGAGTCCCAGGGACCGCCCGTCGCTCAGCCGACGCTCAACGAACAGATCGCCCAGATCGAGTCGATGTCCGCGGCCGAGGTCGAAGACGCCGTCCGGACTGCCCTTGACCCCGAGGCGGCGCGCGGCGGCACCGTGGACCCCTACACCTTGCTGGCGACCGACTACGAACCCGGGAGTACGACGGCCTCGGCGCGCGTCCTCTTCGTCTTCCAGCAGACCGACGGCGGCGACTCGCTGTCGACCGACGTCGTCGACGCTCAGCTCGCGACCCGCGGTCTCGCCGCAGACGAGATCCGCTCCGGGGACGCGTTCGTCTTCGGCGCCGGTATCGTCGACGAGGAAGCCGGGAAGGCCACCGGGGAGAGCTTCGCGCTCATCACACCCGTCGCGCTCGTGTTGATCCTCCTCGTGCTCGGAATCGCGTACCGCGACCCGGTGGACGTCGTCCTCGCGCTCGCCGGGACGGTGCTCACGCTCGTCTGGATGGGTGGGTTCATGGGCTGGATGGACATCGGCGTCACCCAGATACTCATCGCGGTCCCGTTCCTCGTCGTCGGCCTCTCCATCGACTACGCGCTCCACGTCGTGATGCGGTACCGGGAGGCGCGACTCGCCGACGAGACGCTGTCGCCCCGGGGCGGGATGCGAGTCGGCCTCGCGGGCGTCACCGTCGCGCTCGCGGCGACGACGTTCACGACCGCCGTCGGGTTCCTCTCGAACACGGTGAGCCCAATCCAGCCCATCGCGGAGTTTGGCCTCGTGAGCGCCGCGGGCATCGTCTCCGCGTTCGTCGTCTTCGCGGTGCTGTTGCCGACGGTCAAACTCGAGGTAGACGCCGTCCTCGAACGGTTCGGCTTCGACCACCGCAAGCGCGCGTTCGGGACGGTGGGCGTCGCGAACCGCGTCGTCGGCGTCGGGACGACCGTCGCCCGTCGCGCACCCATCGCCATCGTGGCACTGGCGCTGGTCACGAGCGCGGCCGGCGGCTACGCCGCGACCGACATCGACACGTCGATCGACCAGGTCGACTTCCTCCCCCGGGAATCGCCGGAGTGGATGGACTCGCTGCCCGGTCCGTTCGCGCCCAGCGACTACCAGCTCCGCGAGAACGTTGTCTTCCTTAACGATAACTTCGTGCAGTCGCGCGACAGGACGACGGCGTACGTCCTCGTCGAGGGGTCTGTCACGGACCCCGACACGCTCGAACGGGTCGCAGCGGGCGAGTCCGCTGTCGCCGACACCACCTCGGCGGTCCAGCTAGCGAACGGCCGTCCGGACCTCGACAGTCCGCTCGCGCTCGTCCGCGAGACGGCCGCCGAGAACGAGACGTTCGCCGCGCTCGTCGAGCGCAACGACGACGACGGTGACGGTGTCCCCGACCAGAACCTCGCGGTGATCTACGACGCGCTGTTCGCCAACGACCCGGCCGCGGCGAGTACGGTCCTCCACCGCGTCGACGGCGACTACCGTGCGCTGAACGTGCGGGTCGGGGTCTCCGCGAGCGCGCCGACGGCCACCATAACCACCGAGATGCGTTCGGTCGCCGAGACGGTGGCCGGAGACTCCGAGCTGACCGCCACGGCGACCGGTCCACCGGTCGTCGACGAACTCGTCCAGCGGGACCTGCTCCGGACGCTCGTCGAGACGTTCCTGCTGACGCTCGGTGTCATCCTCGCGTTCCTCACCGTCCTGTTCTACCGGCGGTACGACGCGCCGTTGCTCGGCGCCGTGACGCTGGTCCCTGTCGTCGGTGCACTCGGCTGGATCCTCGGGACGATGTACCTCTTCGACATCCCGTTCACGACGGAGACGGCGGTCATCGCGAGCATCGCGATCGGGCTCGGCGTCGACTACGCCATCCACGTCAGCGAGCGGTTCGTCCACGAACTCGACGGGACGACCGACGTCTCCGACGCACTCGACGCGACCGTCAGCGGGACGGGCGGCGCACTGCTCGCCAGCGCCGTCTCGACGGCGGCCGGGTTCGGGGTACTCGTGTTCGCGCTCGTCCCCTCGCTCCGGCGATTCGGCGCGGTGACGAGTGCGACCATCGTCTTCGCTTTCGTCGCGAGCGTCGTCGTCCTGCCGAGCCTGCTGACACTCTGGCACCGCTACCGGGGCGCTGAGGCGGACGCGGTTCACTCCTGA
- a CDS encoding DUF5793 family protein, with protein MRRDYFELDVTGVDWVDEGGEPSKPNVVIEFTGDVDDLRDHLTDNDGELLDAGETDATFRLTDDVEERGASGVVAVTNRITGDFVLELNEDAEDVFTFIRAARRYGEATDDDEGRYRVEIRVDGEELVVYDKSTFLVYSRDGDLLRGDSLIPSGIEL; from the coding sequence ATGCGCCGGGATTACTTCGAACTGGACGTGACGGGCGTCGACTGGGTCGACGAGGGCGGCGAGCCGAGCAAGCCGAACGTCGTCATCGAGTTCACAGGCGACGTCGACGACCTCCGGGACCACCTCACAGACAACGACGGTGAACTGCTCGACGCCGGCGAAACTGACGCCACGTTCCGCCTCACGGACGACGTCGAAGAACGGGGCGCGTCTGGCGTCGTCGCGGTGACCAACCGCATCACGGGGGACTTCGTCCTCGAACTGAACGAGGACGCCGAGGACGTCTTCACGTTCATCCGCGCGGCGCGCCGCTACGGCGAGGCGACGGACGACGACGAGGGCCGCTACCGCGTAGAGATACGCGTCGACGGCGAGGAGCTGGTCGTCTACGACAAGTCGACGTTCCTCGTCTACAGCCGGGACGGCGACCTCCTCCGGGGGGACAGCCTCATCCCGAGCGGCATCGAACTGTAG
- a CDS encoding phosphomannomutase: MELFGTAGIRGDAVERVHPELALAVGTAAGGEARGDGDREFVVARDGRETGPALVAAMTAGLEAAGARVHRAGVLPTPALAYASRNRRGVQVTASHNPPEDNGIKLFVDGSEYDRERERAVADRVDGAATYADWDEWGGSESVEVLTDYRDAVATYASEFGAPLDGQTVVVDCGNGVASLATPQVLRRLGAHVVTLNANVDGHFPGRPSKPTPETITDLRAFVADSDAVFGIAHDGDADRIVVVDGDGDVVHEDTVLAILAEHYTRESDAAEPVVVTTPNASARIDERVAEAGGRVERVRLGALHEGIAAAEARGDDVVFAAEPWKHVHTGFGGWIDGIASAAVLSRLVAYEGGLAPLREPVTERPYRKVSVDCADDRKVPAMDELAQALPAAYPDAEVDTEYGVRLEFPDASWTLVRPSGTEPYVRVYAESDDVDALVDDVAAVVEDAVRSA, from the coding sequence ATGGAACTGTTCGGTACGGCAGGTATCCGAGGAGACGCCGTCGAGCGCGTGCACCCGGAACTCGCGCTCGCTGTCGGGACCGCGGCGGGCGGTGAGGCACGGGGGGACGGCGACCGCGAGTTCGTGGTCGCTCGCGACGGCCGCGAGACGGGACCGGCGCTCGTCGCGGCGATGACCGCCGGGCTCGAAGCCGCAGGGGCGCGCGTGCACCGAGCTGGCGTATTGCCGACGCCCGCGCTCGCCTACGCCTCCCGGAACCGCCGAGGGGTGCAGGTGACCGCCAGCCACAACCCACCGGAGGACAACGGCATCAAACTGTTCGTGGACGGCTCGGAGTACGACCGCGAGCGCGAGCGAGCCGTCGCGGACCGCGTCGACGGGGCCGCGACGTACGCCGACTGGGACGAGTGGGGCGGCTCCGAGTCCGTCGAGGTGCTCACGGACTACCGCGACGCCGTCGCTACGTACGCCAGCGAGTTCGGCGCGCCTCTCGACGGCCAGACCGTCGTCGTCGACTGCGGGAACGGCGTCGCGAGCCTCGCCACACCACAGGTGCTCCGGCGACTCGGCGCCCACGTCGTGACGCTGAACGCGAACGTGGACGGCCACTTCCCCGGCCGACCGAGCAAGCCGACGCCGGAGACGATCACCGACCTGCGCGCGTTCGTCGCCGATAGCGACGCGGTGTTCGGTATCGCCCACGACGGCGACGCCGACCGCATCGTCGTCGTCGACGGCGACGGGGACGTCGTCCACGAGGACACCGTCCTCGCGATTCTCGCCGAACACTACACCCGGGAGAGCGACGCCGCGGAGCCGGTGGTCGTGACGACGCCGAACGCGTCCGCGCGCATCGACGAGCGCGTCGCGGAGGCCGGCGGTCGCGTCGAGCGCGTCCGACTCGGTGCGCTCCACGAGGGCATCGCGGCCGCCGAGGCCCGGGGCGACGACGTGGTGTTCGCCGCGGAGCCGTGGAAACACGTCCACACCGGGTTCGGCGGCTGGATAGACGGCATCGCGTCCGCCGCGGTGCTCTCGCGACTCGTGGCCTACGAAGGCGGACTCGCACCGCTCCGCGAACCGGTCACCGAGCGTCCGTACCGGAAGGTCAGCGTCGACTGCGCCGACGACCGGAAGGTCCCCGCGATGGACGAACTCGCGCAAGCACTGCCCGCAGCCTACCCCGACGCCGAGGTCGACACCGAGTACGGCGTCCGCCTCGAGTTCCCGGACGCGTCGTGGACGCTCGTGCGTCCGAGC